A genomic window from Salvelinus namaycush isolate Seneca chromosome 5, SaNama_1.0, whole genome shotgun sequence includes:
- the LOC120046960 gene encoding histidine-rich glycoprotein-like — MAKVSLYHHTLEDLYHHTPEGLYHHTPEGLYHHTLEGLYHHTLEGLHHHTLEGLHHHTPEGLYHHTLEGLHHHILEGLYHHTLEDLYHHTLEDLYHHTLEGLYHHTLEDLYHHTLEDLYHHTLEDLYHHTLEDLYHHTLEDLYHHTLEDLYHHTLEDLYHHTLEGLYHHTLEDLYHHTLEDLYHHTLEDLYHHTLEDLYHHTLEDLYHHTLEDLYHHTLEDLYHHTLEDLYHHTLEDLYHHTLEDLYHHTLEDLYHHTLEDLYHHTLEDLYHHTLEDLYHHTLEDLYHHTLEDLYHHTLEDLYHHTLEDLYHHISKYCAAWFHPVLGT; from the exons ATGGCTAAG GTTTCTCTGTATCACCACACCCTGGAGGACCTGTATCACCACACCCCGGAGGGCCTGTATCACCACACCCCGGAGGGCCTGTATCACCACACCCTGGAGGGCCTGTATCACCACACCCTGGAGGGCCTGCATCACCACACCCTGGAGGGTCTGCATCACCACACCCCGGAGGGCCTGTATCACCACACCCTGGAGGGCCTGCATCACCACATCCTGGAGGGTCTGTATCACCACACCCTGGAGGACCTGTATCACCACACCCTGGAGGACCTGTATCACCACACCCTGGAGGGCCTGTATCACCACACCCTGGAGGACCTGTATCACCACACCCTGGAGGACCTGTATCACCACACCCTGGAGGACCTGTATCACCACACCCTGGAGGACCTGTATCACCACACCCTGGAGGACCTGTATCACCACACCCTGGAAGACCTGTATCACCACACCCTGGAGGACCTGTATCACCACACCCTGGAGGGCCTGTATCACCACACCCTGGAGGACCTGTATCACCACACCCTGGAGGACCTGTATCACCACACCCTGGAGGACCTGTATCACCACACCCTGGAGGACCTGTATCACCACACCCTGGAGGACCTGTATCACCACACCCTGGAAGACCTGTATCACCACACCCTGGAGGACCTGTATCACCACACCCTGGAGGACCTGTATCACCACACCCTGGAGGACCTGTATCACCACACCCTGGAGGACCTGTATCACCACACCCTGGAAGACCTGTATCACCACACCCTGGAGGACCTGTATCACCACACCCTGGAGGACCTGTATCACCACACCCTGGAGGACCTGTATCACCACACCCTGGAGGACCTGTATCACCACACCCTGGAGGACCTGTATCACCACACCCTGGAGGACCTGTATCACCACACCCTGGAGGACCTGTATCACCACATATCAAAATACTGTGCAGCATGGTTCCATCCAGTCCTCGGGACATGA